The following proteins are co-located in the Apium graveolens cultivar Ventura chromosome 5, ASM990537v1, whole genome shotgun sequence genome:
- the LOC141723455 gene encoding protein PAL OF QUIRKY isoform X2 has product MDTSPPALPPLPNTKLRLMVSYGGQIIPRADKKSLFYSSGETRIVAVDRRTNLAAFMAHLSRTVFNNRPFVLKYQIPSEDIDSLISVTSDEDLINMFEEHERAVSSASGPARIRLFLFPTKPESVGTVLLDPKSESWFNDALKSSMMIRGQSEDVGNGILGFDGLGLLESDGGKNGLMEFGSESMVLENNSSFGSTGSSTSMPTIGAFGEEDKKKVTVASSGSLDSLASAVSHPKTGFHQDQAVHISSSDAKVSSNAVKPESVILEPSSLIQMKNAAQVSSYQLPPAPEEKLHQQVQYIHSGGHYVSQYPTGPLPFSSYYPVYQPQIHQQHVPYPSNPPNPPYPIYLLPVRPNQSYNMSASHNLNIAATIAPSRPPLHPQTSLLSNQVAYKEVTPAPVLPELTSDGYWSTAPSVQKQQLLDPLESYQPSHPVASDPLVTTNSDAEIVVDDLAYAQIYKSQPPAPATTPPYEAMTNTSKVLASETSTPLHGTSLQSKRPNV; this is encoded by the exons ATGGACACGTCACCCCCAGCTCTCCCACCCTTACCAAACACAAAGCTCCGTCTCATGGTCAGTTACGGCGGCCAAATAATCCCCCGCGCCGACAAAAAATCCTTATTCTACTCCAGCGGCGAGACTCGAATCGTGGCCGTTGATCGTCGCACCAATCTCGCCGCTTTCATGGCCCACTTGTCACGCACGGTTTTCAATAACCGTCCGTTTGTTCTGAAGTACCAGATTCCTAGCGAGGATATAGACTCGCTAATTTCGGTGACTAGCGATGAAGATCTAATCAACATGTTTGAGGAGCATGAGCGTGCAGTGAGTAGTGCCAGTGGACCTGCGCGTATTAGATTGTTTTTGTTCCCGACTAAACCCGAGTCGGTGGGAACGGTTTTACTTGACCCGAAGTCGGAGAGCTGGTTTAATGATGCGTTGAAGAGTAGTATGATGATTAGAGGGCAGAGTGAGGATGTGGGGAATGGGATTTTGGGGTTTGATGGGCTGGGGCTTTTGGAGTCGGATGGTGGGAAGAATGGGTTGATGGAGTTCGGGTCGGAGTCTATGGTGTTGGAGAATAATTCTTCGTTTGGCTCTACCGGGTCTTCCACTTCTATGCCTACTATTGGGGCTTTTGGtgaggaggataagaagaagGTTACGGTGGCTTCTTCGGGCTCGCTTGATAG TCTTGCAAGTGCTGTTTCTCATCCAAAGACTGGATTTCACCAAGATCAGGCAGTTCATATTTCTTCCTCAGATGCTAAAGTATCTTCGAACGCTGTGAAACCTGAGAGTGTTATCCTTGAACCTTCATCTTTGATTCAAATGAAAAATGCGGCTCAGGTGTCTTCATATCAGTTGCCTCCTGCACCAGAAGAAAAACTTCATCAACAGGTCCAGTACATTCACTCTGGTGGTCATTACGTGTCACAATACCCTACAGGTCCATTGCCGTTTTCATCTTACTATCCAGTGTATCAGCCTCAGATCCATCAGCAACATGTCCCTTATCCATCTAATCCTCCTAATCCTCCCTATCCAATCTATTTATTGCCTGTTAGGCCTAATCAATCCTACAACATGTCTGCTTCCCATAACTTAAATATTGCAGCAACGATTGCACCAAGCCGTCCTCCTTTGCATCCACAAACTTCTTTGCTCAGCAATCAGGTAGCCTACAAGGAAGTCACACCAGCTCCGGTTCTACCTGAACTAACCTCGGACGGTTACTGGAGTACTGCACCTTCCGTTCAGAAACAACAACTTTTGGATCCCCTGGAATCATATCAACCATCACACCCTGTGGCTTCTGATCCATTGGTTACTACCAATAGCGATGCTGAAATTGTTGTTGATGATCTTGCTTATGCTCAGATATACAAGAGTCAACCTCCAGCACCTGCAACGACTCCTCCCTATGAAGCGATGACAAACACATCCAAAGTATTAGCATCTGAGACTTCAACCCCGCTGCATGGAACTTCGCTGCAGAGTAAGAGACCTAACGTGTAG
- the LOC141723455 gene encoding protein PAL OF QUIRKY isoform X1, with translation MDTSPPALPPLPNTKLRLMVSYGGQIIPRADKKSLFYSSGETRIVAVDRRTNLAAFMAHLSRTVFNNRPFVLKYQIPSEDIDSLISVTSDEDLINMFEEHERAVSSASGPARIRLFLFPTKPESVGTVLLDPKSESWFNDALKSSMMIRGQSEDVGNGILGFDGLGLLESDGGKNGLMEFGSESMVLENNSSFGSTGSSTSMPTIGAFGEEDKKKVTVASSGSLDSDNSLASAVSHPKTGFHQDQAVHISSSDAKVSSNAVKPESVILEPSSLIQMKNAAQVSSYQLPPAPEEKLHQQVQYIHSGGHYVSQYPTGPLPFSSYYPVYQPQIHQQHVPYPSNPPNPPYPIYLLPVRPNQSYNMSASHNLNIAATIAPSRPPLHPQTSLLSNQVAYKEVTPAPVLPELTSDGYWSTAPSVQKQQLLDPLESYQPSHPVASDPLVTTNSDAEIVVDDLAYAQIYKSQPPAPATTPPYEAMTNTSKVLASETSTPLHGTSLQSKRPNV, from the exons ATGGACACGTCACCCCCAGCTCTCCCACCCTTACCAAACACAAAGCTCCGTCTCATGGTCAGTTACGGCGGCCAAATAATCCCCCGCGCCGACAAAAAATCCTTATTCTACTCCAGCGGCGAGACTCGAATCGTGGCCGTTGATCGTCGCACCAATCTCGCCGCTTTCATGGCCCACTTGTCACGCACGGTTTTCAATAACCGTCCGTTTGTTCTGAAGTACCAGATTCCTAGCGAGGATATAGACTCGCTAATTTCGGTGACTAGCGATGAAGATCTAATCAACATGTTTGAGGAGCATGAGCGTGCAGTGAGTAGTGCCAGTGGACCTGCGCGTATTAGATTGTTTTTGTTCCCGACTAAACCCGAGTCGGTGGGAACGGTTTTACTTGACCCGAAGTCGGAGAGCTGGTTTAATGATGCGTTGAAGAGTAGTATGATGATTAGAGGGCAGAGTGAGGATGTGGGGAATGGGATTTTGGGGTTTGATGGGCTGGGGCTTTTGGAGTCGGATGGTGGGAAGAATGGGTTGATGGAGTTCGGGTCGGAGTCTATGGTGTTGGAGAATAATTCTTCGTTTGGCTCTACCGGGTCTTCCACTTCTATGCCTACTATTGGGGCTTTTGGtgaggaggataagaagaagGTTACGGTGGCTTCTTCGGGCTCGCTTGATAG TGATAATAGTCTTGCAAGTGCTGTTTCTCATCCAAAGACTGGATTTCACCAAGATCAGGCAGTTCATATTTCTTCCTCAGATGCTAAAGTATCTTCGAACGCTGTGAAACCTGAGAGTGTTATCCTTGAACCTTCATCTTTGATTCAAATGAAAAATGCGGCTCAGGTGTCTTCATATCAGTTGCCTCCTGCACCAGAAGAAAAACTTCATCAACAGGTCCAGTACATTCACTCTGGTGGTCATTACGTGTCACAATACCCTACAGGTCCATTGCCGTTTTCATCTTACTATCCAGTGTATCAGCCTCAGATCCATCAGCAACATGTCCCTTATCCATCTAATCCTCCTAATCCTCCCTATCCAATCTATTTATTGCCTGTTAGGCCTAATCAATCCTACAACATGTCTGCTTCCCATAACTTAAATATTGCAGCAACGATTGCACCAAGCCGTCCTCCTTTGCATCCACAAACTTCTTTGCTCAGCAATCAGGTAGCCTACAAGGAAGTCACACCAGCTCCGGTTCTACCTGAACTAACCTCGGACGGTTACTGGAGTACTGCACCTTCCGTTCAGAAACAACAACTTTTGGATCCCCTGGAATCATATCAACCATCACACCCTGTGGCTTCTGATCCATTGGTTACTACCAATAGCGATGCTGAAATTGTTGTTGATGATCTTGCTTATGCTCAGATATACAAGAGTCAACCTCCAGCACCTGCAACGACTCCTCCCTATGAAGCGATGACAAACACATCCAAAGTATTAGCATCTGAGACTTCAACCCCGCTGCATGGAACTTCGCTGCAGAGTAAGAGACCTAACGTGTAG